Part of the Tetragenococcus koreensis genome, TGCTTGATATCTACCGGATTGATAGAAGAAGCAACAACTCTAACTAACACTTCATTTGCACTTCTACTTGGAGAAGCAATCGTTTGTATTTTTGCTACCTCAGGCCCTCCATAGTCTATAACTTGGATTGCTTTCATACAAAACATCCTTTCTTTCATTTAATTTACTATTTGTCTGATTTTAGTATATCTTTCTACTAATAAAAAGTCAGTTAAAACGTTTATTTGGAGTTATTGGAGGCAACTTCGTTGATGTACCTCCAATAATTTATAAATTGGTGGCACATCAAGAAAGGTAACCCCAATCTCTAGAATATTGGTGGCACATTTGTGTGATATGCCACCAATAGCGTTATTATTTAGTTAATTTTCCAAACATGAAGAGACCTTTCTCTTTTTTCCTAATTGACTGACAATACATACAATTTTGAACTTCACTTATTAGACAGAGTCCTCTATTTAAGGCATACTAATAGAAAATAACTCGTTCTTAGCGACTTACTAAAAGAGGTGGCGTAATTGAAGATATTTATTGTTGAAGATGATCAAGTAATTGCGAACAAAATCAAACAATACTTGGGTAGATGGAATTATGAAAGCCTGATAGTAAAAGATTTTCAAAATGTATTATCAGAGCTTGTTACCTTTGATCCGCAGTTAGTATTATTAGATATTACTCTCCCCTTTTTCGACGGTTACTATTGGTGCAGTGAGATTAGAAAACTAACAAACATCCCTATCGTTTTTATTTCTTCTGCGGTAGACAATATGAATATCCTTCGAGCGATCGAACTAGGTGCAGACGATTATATTACGAAACCTTTTGATTTGGAGATTCTTAACGCAAAAATTCAAGCAATTCTCCGTCGTACTTATGATTTCGGCGAAACCAGCCATTTATTAGAGCACCATGGACTAATTTTTAATAGCAATAATTTCACGATTTCTTACCAAGATCAAGAAATGGAACTGACCAAAAACGAAGCAAAAATTTTTCAAAAGTTAATGGAAAATAAGGATAGCATTGTCACACGTAAAAAACTAATGCTCTATCTGTGGGAATCGGAAAGTTATATCGATGATAGTGCTCTTTACACAAATATCAACCGGTTAAGAAAGAAACTGACCCAAATGGGGCTAAGAGACTTTATTACCACTAAAAAAGGAGAAGGTTATCTCATTGAAAGCTAAAACTCGCTTGTTTACCCAATACCTACTCAATCGAAAATATTTTCTGATACTCTGCTTTTTATTCGCTATTGTAAATCTCCTAGTAGGTTATGTATACCAGCTTCCTTTAGAAAGAGCCTTATTAGCAATTGCAATTTGCGGATTTTTGACCGTCATCATAGGCGCTTTTGATTTTTACCAATTCTATGAAAAACACACCAAATTAGCATCGCTATACAAACAAGAAGTCATTGACCTAAAAAAATTGCCTGAAGTAAAGAATTTAATTGAAAACGACTATCAAGAAGTTGTTCAAAAAATACAAGAACGACTTCTGAAACTAGAAAATGACTCCGCCCAATCAGAACAAGAAATACTAGATTATTTTACGACTTGGGTTCATCAAATCAAAGTTCCGATTTCAGCGCTCCATCTGATTTTGCAAGAACATGATCAAGAAAATTCTGATGAAATGGAGGAACAATTATTTAAAATCGACCAGTATGTTAACCTCATTTTACAATATGTTCGTTTAGGAAGTTCTTCGACTGACTATCATTTTCAAGAAGTCAATTTAGACGAATTAATTCGAGAAAACATCAAAAAATATGCTCCTTCTTTTATTCGAAAAAACTTAGCATTACAATATGAACCCACAAATTTTTATCTCATTACGGATCCAAAATGGCTTGGTTTCGTGATTGACCAGCTACTATCCAATGCTTTGAAATATACGAATAAAGGAGCTATCACTATTTATTTAGAAAAACAAGCATTGGTAATTGAAGATACAGGTATCGGGATTTTACCTGAGGACCTCCCTCGCATTGGCAAGCGTAACTTTACTGGGTTTACTGGTCGAAAGCATAAAAACGCAACTGGTATTGGTTTTTATCTTTGCAAACAGATCGCACAAAAATTAGGGCACAGCATCATCTTGTCTTCTGTTCCAAAAAAAGGCACCAAAGTTTCTATCCAATTTGATGAACAAGATATCTTAACTAAATAATGCAATCTAACGAAAATGTTAGAAAACAAAGAGAAGTGTCAGATTGAAATATAGAAAGGCAGTTCTCTTTTTTGCTATGGTATATATACAGCAAGGAAGGAGAATTTGCTATGACACTTTTACAAGTACAACAATTAAAAAAAGTATACACAAATCGTTTCGGAGGAAATAAAACAGAAGCTTTATCTGGCATTTCGTTTTCCGTTGACGCAGGAGATTATATCGCTATTATGGGTGAATCTGGTTCAGGGAAAACCACTTTATTAAATATTTTAGCTGCACTCGACCAGCCGACAAATGGTAAAGTTTTATTAAATGATCAAGATATTGGCCGAGTATCGGAAAAAAATATTTCTAAATTTCGTCGTGAACATCTCGGATTTGTATTTCAAGATTTTAACTTATTAGACACTTTTTCTCTAAAAGATAACATCTTCCTTCCCTTAGTATTATCTGGGAAAAAACATCCTGAGATGGAACGTAAGTTAAATCCAATTGCTGAAAAATTAGGTATCCTCCCTCTTTTGGATAAATTTCCTTATGAAGTATCTGGAGGTCAAAAGCAAAGAGCGGCTGTTGCAAGAGCCTTAATTGCAAGTCCTGAATTAGTTTTAGCTGACGAACCTACCGGCGCATTGGATTCAAAATCTACCAACGAATTATTAACTCTTTTCAATCAAATTAACAATGAAGGGCAAACAATTCTGCTGGTTACACACAGTGTTCAAGCTGCTAGTCATGCCAAACGGGTATTATTCATTAAAGATGGGAATGTTTTCCATGAGTTACACAAAGGTGAAGAAAGCAACGACCAGATGTTGCAAAAAATATCTCATACACTCACTGTATTGAGTTCAGGAGAAGATCGTTATGCATAATGGATTTTACTTAAAGTTAGCCTTACAAAGTATGCGACAGAATAGCCAGCTTTACTATCCGTTCATTATTTCAAGTATTGGAACAGTCATGATGACCTTTGTTATCCAAGCCTTAACTACAAATAGCGGCCTTTCGCAAATACCTGGAGGAGATAACTTACAAACAATTCTAGGGTTAGGTTATGTCGTATTGATTCTATTTTCGACTATTTTTTTATTTTACATGAATAGTTTTCTTATGAAAAATCGGAAAAGAGAATTTGGGATTTACAATATTTTAGGTATGGAGAGAAAACACATCACTAAAATCCTTGCTTATGAAATAGCCTTTATCTGTTTTATTAGCTTAACCATCGGCTTAGTAGCAGGAATTTTATTAAATAAGCTTTCTACCCTCCTAATACGTCGCATGTTAGGCGCTTCTGTCTCTTTCGGCTTTGAGTTTTCCAGTCAATCTGTTCTTTGGACACTTTGTTTCTTTCTACTCATTTTTCTTGCGATCCTACTTTCAAATATTTTTCAAATTCGGCTCGCCAATCCAATTGAATTATTGCGCGGGAGTAATGCTGGAGAAAAAGAACCAAAAACAAAAATAGTATGGACTCTTGTAGGCTTGTTCCTTCTAGGAGTTGGTTACTATTTAGCATTGACAATTCAATCTCCTATTATGGGTATGAGTTTAGTATTTTTAGCAATTTTAATCGTTATCGCTGCTACCTATTTGTTGTTTACAACTGGAACCATTACATTGTTAAAATTGCTTAAAAACAATAAGGATTATTATTATCAGAGCAAACACTTTATCCCAGTATCAGGAATGCTTTATCGAATGAAGAAAAATGCAGTGGGCCTAGCTAATATCTCCATTTTGTCTGTAGGTGTTATTTTGATGTTATCAATCGCAGTATCTCTATATCTTACTACTGACGATGCCGCAAATTCGCAATATCCAAGTGATGTTGTCTCTGAAATACGAATAGAAAATAGCAACCGTGAGAATGAAGCAGCAACCAAGGAAAAAATTAATGAGTCGATCGAACAAACTTCTGAGAAATTAAGTATAGCGGTAAACGATCAACGTTCTTACGCCTATTTAAACTTCCCGGCACTCTTAAATCAAAGCCGTTTTGAGGTCACTGAGGACGTGTATGCCTCTCAAGCAAGCCAAACTCCAGCTAGACTCTATTTGGTTGATCAAGAAAACTATCAAACAATTTCTGGAGATAATCTGAATTTAGCAGATGATGAAGTAGCTGTTCATGGTACAGTAAAAGATTATACCGAGGACACTTTAACCATCTTAGATCAAGAATTTACTGTACAACCAGTAGAAGATATCGATGAATTTGCCATTGGTAATGAAACAACTAATGTAATGAATGATAGTTACTATATCATTGTAAACTCTCCAGAAGTTCTTGGCGACATTGAAAAAGGGCAACAAGAAGTGCTTGGAGATTTGGCTTCTAGTATTAGTGTATTTACTCAGTTTAATTTAGAAAACGCGTCTAGCCAGCAAGAAATCAACTTTTCAAATAGTTTCAGAAATAAGTTAGAAGAAAATGATTTAGTTATTGGTAATGTTGATACACGAGTCGAAGCAAATGGAAATTTACGTGCTCTCAGAGGCGGTGTTTTGTTCCTCGTACTGAGCTTAGCATTGTTATTGTTAATGATGACGATTTTAATTATTTACTATAAACAAATTTCAGAAGCTTATGATGATAAAAAACGTTTTAAGATTATGCAAAATGTTGGGTTGAGTGATATTGAAATTAAACGAGCCGTTCACTCTCAAATTTTAAGCGTCTTTTTCTTACCAGTATTGATGACAGGACTTCATATACTCGCAATACTGCCTTTAATGAAAAAAACAATGGTTTTAGTGATGTTAAATCAAGTAAATTTATTTCCTGTTAGCCTCTTGATTGCATTTCTTATCTTTTTAGTTGTCTATATATGTATCTATCGTATTACTGCTAGAACCTACTATAAAATTGTGAAATAATTGAAAGAGGTGAAAAAATGATGTCTTTAACAATGACCGAATTAGCCACTATTTTTATTACAGTCATCGGAGGTATAGGCATTCAGATATGGTTATCTACGAGAAAAAAATGGTGGTTAGGTTTACTATTGCCTTTGATTTCTTTAGGATATTCATTTTATATGGTCCCTCGAATTTCCTTTTATCCAGAGATTAATAACTACTTTAAATTTGGATTATACCTACAACAGAACATATTAACGATTGCTCTATTAGTTATTTATGGGATCTGTCAATGGCACATATACAAAAGTCAAAACCAATAAAGGTGTGAAAATATTGATTGCCCAAGACAAAGGCTACTTCCTTTGGCGGGAAAAAGAAGAAAGTTACTTTCAAGCGACAGATAATTGCGAATTATATATTCCTTTGCGTCCAATACAATTATCACAAGTAGACCGAGAAACCTTACCAATACTTTTACAGACAATTTGGTGTAAACGTAATGGTTATGTTAATGAAAATATTGGTGTCACTTATAAACAAGACCGGAAAATTGCCGAAGCATTAAATGTTTGGTAATCAATCACTACTTCACAAAGAGAAGCAATTACTTCATTTAGGTAATTGCTTCTTATTTTTATGGCAATTTTTGACTTTATTTTCTATCATGCTGCTCACTTATAAATTGGTCTTTTTTGTTTGTCCAATTAATCGGATTCAGCTCATCAGTGACTTCGCCTTGAAAAATTAAATCAAACTGTGTCAATTTTTCATTTAAAAACTCCAGACGTGTTTTAGTGTCTCTCAACTGCTGTTCTGTTTTTTCCCGCAAATTTACAATGATTTGATATCGTTCATCAATGGTCTGGTTGCCTTGAACACACAAATTTATATACGTACGAATTTGTCTAATCGTCATTTCACACTGCCGCAAATAGTAGATAATGATTAACCAGTTAATAGCCTCTTCATTGAATTGTCGATATCCATGAACGTCCCTTTTTAAGTGAGGGATCAATCCTTGATCAGTGTAATAACGAATCGTGTGCACGTTCATATTCAATAAATCAGCAACTTCTTGCACTGAATAATTCATAGTAAACCTCCTTTTAAAATAATTGCTTAAATAAATTGCTTATAACGCTTGCTTTAGAGTAACTCTAAAGCATTACACTCATCTTGTAAAACTTTTTTAAAAGAAGACAAGGAGGAAATAAACATGGAATATGTGACTTTGAATAATGGTGTGAAAATGCCTATCTTAGGTTATGGAGTCTATCAAATCGAAAAAGAGATCTGCGAATCATGCGTACTAAACGCTTTGGAGGTTGGTTATCGTTCTATTGATACAGCACAAGCTTATTTAAACGAAACAGCGGTTGGACAAGCGATTGCCAAAAGTTCTGTTCCTCGAGAGAAAATTTTTCTGACCACTAAAATTTGGATCTCCAATGCCGGTTACAAAAAAGCAAAACAATCAATTGAACGGTCACTAGCAGATTTACAAACGGACTATCTTGATCTACTCTTAATCCATCAACCACTCAACGACTATTACGGAACCTATCAAGCAATGGGGGAGTTTTACCACCAAGGGAAAATTCGAGCTATTGGAGTAAGTAATTTTTATGGCGATCGTTTCATCGACTTAGCAGAATTTACGGATGTTCCCCCTGCCATTAATCAAGTAGAGCTACACCCCTTTTATCAACAAAATGAACTTAGAAAAATTATGGAAAACTACAACACTGTAGCTGAAGCATGGAGCCCTTTAGCTGAAGGTAAAAATAATTTGTTCACCCACGATGTATTAACGACCATCGGAGCCAAATATCAAAAAACTGCTGCACAAGTCACTCTCCGCTACCTTACACAATTGGGCGTTGTAGTGATTCCAAAGACCGTTCATAAAGAAAGGATGATTGAAAACTTAACTATTTTTGACTTTAAACTTAACGACGAAGAAATGGCAGAAATCGCTCAATTAGATACCCATCAGCCTTTATTTATGGATCATTATGATCCATCTACCGTACAACATCTGACTGAACTGGGTAAAATAGAAACTATGGATAATTAAAGTTCTTAGCAATATTTAAAGAAGTAACGATTCGTTATAAGTCGTTACTTCTTTTTTTATTCCCCTAACATTCTTTTAAATCTCCTTGCATATTAGACAGAGTCCTCTATTTAAGGCATACTAAAAGAAATAAATGTCTATAAAACTTGTACTTAATTTGTGAGGGATGAATATGAATCATAAAGTTTTAATTGTTGAAGATGATATTTCCGTAAATGAAATGATGAAAGAGTATCTTGAAAAAGAAGGATATAAAGTCACTTCCACCTTTGAAGGCCAAGAAGGTTTGCATTCTTTTCAAAAACATCCCTTCGATTTGGTTATTCTTGATATTATGATGCCTAAGCTAGATGGTATTGAAGTATTGAAAAAAATTCGTTTTGGTCATACCATTCCAGTACTAATAGTATCTGCTAAGGACACTGATGTTGAAAAAGTTTTAGGTTTAGAATTAGGCGCAGATGATTACATCACTAAACCCTTTTCCATGATTGAACTTTCTGCGCGAGTAAAAGCTGCGATTAGAAGGGCTACCAGCTATTTAGATGAGCGAAAAGAAAAGAGTAAAGTTCAATATAAAGACTTAACTATTGATATAGAAAATTATCTAGTAGAAAAAGATGGTAAACTTTTAAATTTAACTTCTAAAGAATTTGAAATTTTAAAACTATTTTTAAACAATCCAAAGAGCGTTTTTACCAAAGCACAAATATATAATAGCGTTTGGAACGAAGACTACTATGGCGACGAAAACGTAATTAACACTCATATAAGCAGGCTCCGAGATAAATTGAACGGTAATACAACAGAATTTACTTATATCAAAACAATTTGGGGTATCGGTTATAAATTAAATGATTAATTTACTCAAGTTTCGCACACCAAATCTGGGAGATAAGCCTTGATATAACGGGGCAGAGTATCCACCCAGTGTTGGAGTTGACTTGTAATAAAATCTTGTAATTGGCTTCCTGATTCTTCACTTACCGCTTGAATAATATGTACTAATTCGATAAGAGCAGCGGACCAATCGAGTTCTTTTATTTGATCGCCCAGTTCATAAAATAAGCCACCTAAGGTCCGCTCATCATTGGCACAGCGCTGCTGCCAGCTTAATAAAATATACCGTGTGAACACAATGGTGGTGTGACAAATTAAGGCTTGATAATGTCGCGTTTGTGTTTCTTTAGTCAGATGAAGCAATGATTTCGATGCCTTAAAAAATGTCTCGATGTCCCATCTCGCCGAGTATGTTTTGACCATTTCTTGGGAAGATAAATCCAGATCATCGGTCATAATCGCCAACCAAGCACTTTTCTTATTGTGATTTTTGACAAAAACGATTTTCACGGGATTTTTGCCGGAGCTTGGTTTCACCACAATCGAGGAAATAATCGCTTCTTGTGTATATTCTTTCGTAGATTTGGCATAAAGTTCTTCCAGCTTGTATAAACGTTGATGAAAAAGGTATTTGGTTTTTCCATTTTTCACCATCCCAATGGTGTGAATCCCCATATCGTGTAATTGGTCTATCATTTTAGGGGAAGTAAACCATTTATCCATCAACACATGGGTGGCGTAAATCCCTTGGTTCAAGGCGCGTTGAACCATCTCAAGTGCCACTTCGGGCATTTTACGACTTGATTCGTTGAATCGTTTGGCTCCTACGGTTCGTTGATCTTTTTCTGCTATTGTTTGGTTCACTTTTTTCTTACCGGATAGTAACCCGAAATCAATCGGAATGAAAGAATAGCCATCGGAGAACCCTAAAGTAAGCATACGATACCCTTTGTATCCTTGTTTGAGCGCATGATCCCAAAGACGAGCTAAGCCTGGTACCTCTTGGCTTCGATTACGATAAAACGTCGAATCATCCAAGATCAACGTCCGAATATGGGTTTTCGTATCCGTTAAAGAATGGAGCTTTTCGATGACAGACGCACTAAACCGAAGTAAAAACAGACGCCAGTTGTTATGGGGATTGTTCATCCATCGATACACGGTATCTTTTTTCATGTATTGGTCGCTTTCCCGCCCACTGAGAACTTGGTTTAAGGATTTTCCTTTAAAGACGAGGCTAAAGAGAAAAGTGAATAGAATAGCCACCGAATACCCTTTTTGCTTTTCCATATGGGCTTGTTTTAAAAATTGCGTGACTTTTAATTCAGAAAAAAGGGCTTTTATTTCATTCGGTAATTGATTTTTAATAGCTTTTAAGTGTACCATAAAGGCAAGAACTCCTTTGTTTTTGGTTTGTGGTTAAATCAATTATAAAACAAAAGGAGTTCTTTTTGTATAAAAAGGTAGGCAGTCAATATCAGGACTTTTTTCGACCTAAGAGTTGATAAGACCGTTGTTTAATATCATTTTACATGTGCGAAACTTGAGTAATTTACTATGAATTCTAAAGGATGTGTTTTCGTAATGGTTTATTTCCTACTTACGATTATTTTAATTTTAGCTGGAATAATCTTCTATCAATATAAGGCTAAAATAAATAGAAATCGACAATTGAGCTATATACAGCAAAAATTAACAACAATTATCACAAATAATACAAGAGAAAATTTACTTGTTTTCACAGACGATAAACAATTGATTTCTTTGCTAACAAGTATAAATGGCTTATTGAATGCAAATCAAAAGATACTTGCTGATTATATAACGAATCAAGAATCAACTAAAAAAATGATTTCAAATATTTCCCATGATTTAAAAACACCACTAACGGTTATTACTGGATATTTAGAAATGGTTGCTCTTAATAAAGCCATCCCTATTGACGAGGAAAGAAAGATTAGCAAGGCTTACGAAAAAGCTGAAGAATTACAAACGTTAATTACCAAGTTTTTTGATCTAACTAAAATTGAATCTGGCGATAAACAGGCCTCTCTTGAGAAGGTCAATCTAAATGAGGTTTGTAAAAAATGCATGCTAGGTTTTTATGAAATATTGACCGATAATGAGTTAGAAATTTCAATCAACATCCCTAATAAAAACCTTTACGCCATAGGAAACGAGGAAATTTTAACAAGGATATTAAATAACCTAATTTCAAACGCTATCAAGTATGGCAGCGAGGGGAATATAATCGGCTTAAATTTGACTACTGATGATCAGTTTATCTACATAGAGATCTGGGATAAAGGTAAAGGAATCCAAGAAAAAGAACAAGAAAAAATATTTGAAAGACTATATACTCTAGAAGACTCAAGAAATAAAATGTACCAAGGAAGCGGTCTTGGTCT contains:
- a CDS encoding sensor histidine kinase; this translates as MKAKTRLFTQYLLNRKYFLILCFLFAIVNLLVGYVYQLPLERALLAIAICGFLTVIIGAFDFYQFYEKHTKLASLYKQEVIDLKKLPEVKNLIENDYQEVVQKIQERLLKLENDSAQSEQEILDYFTTWVHQIKVPISALHLILQEHDQENSDEMEEQLFKIDQYVNLILQYVRLGSSSTDYHFQEVNLDELIRENIKKYAPSFIRKNLALQYEPTNFYLITDPKWLGFVIDQLLSNALKYTNKGAITIYLEKQALVIEDTGIGILPEDLPRIGKRNFTGFTGRKHKNATGIGFYLCKQIAQKLGHSIILSSVPKKGTKVSIQFDEQDILTK
- a CDS encoding sensor histidine kinase — protein: MNSKGCVFVMVYFLLTIILILAGIIFYQYKAKINRNRQLSYIQQKLTTIITNNTRENLLVFTDDKQLISLLTSINGLLNANQKILADYITNQESTKKMISNISHDLKTPLTVITGYLEMVALNKAIPIDEERKISKAYEKAEELQTLITKFFDLTKIESGDKQASLEKVNLNEVCKKCMLGFYEILTDNELEISINIPNKNLYAIGNEEILTRILNNLISNAIKYGSEGNIIGLNLTTDDQFIYIEIWDKGKGIQEKEQEKIFERLYTLEDSRNKMYQGSGLGLTITKRLVESIDGKIQLTSEPYDKTTFTIQLKKLTA
- a CDS encoding response regulator transcription factor, coding for MNHKVLIVEDDISVNEMMKEYLEKEGYKVTSTFEGQEGLHSFQKHPFDLVILDIMMPKLDGIEVLKKIRFGHTIPVLIVSAKDTDVEKVLGLELGADDYITKPFSMIELSARVKAAIRRATSYLDERKEKSKVQYKDLTIDIENYLVEKDGKLLNLTSKEFEILKLFLNNPKSVFTKAQIYNSVWNEDYYGDENVINTHISRLRDKLNGNTTEFTYIKTIWGIGYKLND
- a CDS encoding MerR family transcriptional regulator; protein product: MNYSVQEVADLLNMNVHTIRYYTDQGLIPHLKRDVHGYRQFNEEAINWLIIIYYLRQCEMTIRQIRTYINLCVQGNQTIDERYQIIVNLREKTEQQLRDTKTRLEFLNEKLTQFDLIFQGEVTDELNPINWTNKKDQFISEQHDRK
- a CDS encoding ABC transporter permease, which gives rise to MHNGFYLKLALQSMRQNSQLYYPFIISSIGTVMMTFVIQALTTNSGLSQIPGGDNLQTILGLGYVVLILFSTIFLFYMNSFLMKNRKREFGIYNILGMERKHITKILAYEIAFICFISLTIGLVAGILLNKLSTLLIRRMLGASVSFGFEFSSQSVLWTLCFFLLIFLAILLSNIFQIRLANPIELLRGSNAGEKEPKTKIVWTLVGLFLLGVGYYLALTIQSPIMGMSLVFLAILIVIAATYLLFTTGTITLLKLLKNNKDYYYQSKHFIPVSGMLYRMKKNAVGLANISILSVGVILMLSIAVSLYLTTDDAANSQYPSDVVSEIRIENSNRENEAATKEKINESIEQTSEKLSIAVNDQRSYAYLNFPALLNQSRFEVTEDVYASQASQTPARLYLVDQENYQTISGDNLNLADDEVAVHGTVKDYTEDTLTILDQEFTVQPVEDIDEFAIGNETTNVMNDSYYIIVNSPEVLGDIEKGQQEVLGDLASSISVFTQFNLENASSQQEINFSNSFRNKLEENDLVIGNVDTRVEANGNLRALRGGVLFLVLSLALLLLMMTILIIYYKQISEAYDDKKRFKIMQNVGLSDIEIKRAVHSQILSVFFLPVLMTGLHILAILPLMKKTMVLVMLNQVNLFPVSLLIAFLIFLVVYICIYRITARTYYKIVK
- a CDS encoding aldo/keto reductase, whose product is MEYVTLNNGVKMPILGYGVYQIEKEICESCVLNALEVGYRSIDTAQAYLNETAVGQAIAKSSVPREKIFLTTKIWISNAGYKKAKQSIERSLADLQTDYLDLLLIHQPLNDYYGTYQAMGEFYHQGKIRAIGVSNFYGDRFIDLAEFTDVPPAINQVELHPFYQQNELRKIMENYNTVAEAWSPLAEGKNNLFTHDVLTTIGAKYQKTAAQVTLRYLTQLGVVVIPKTVHKERMIENLTIFDFKLNDEEMAEIAQLDTHQPLFMDHYDPSTVQHLTELGKIETMDN
- a CDS encoding transposase, which produces MVHLKAIKNQLPNEIKALFSELKVTQFLKQAHMEKQKGYSVAILFTFLFSLVFKGKSLNQVLSGRESDQYMKKDTVYRWMNNPHNNWRLFLLRFSASVIEKLHSLTDTKTHIRTLILDDSTFYRNRSQEVPGLARLWDHALKQGYKGYRMLTLGFSDGYSFIPIDFGLLSGKKKVNQTIAEKDQRTVGAKRFNESSRKMPEVALEMVQRALNQGIYATHVLMDKWFTSPKMIDQLHDMGIHTIGMVKNGKTKYLFHQRLYKLEELYAKSTKEYTQEAIISSIVVKPSSGKNPVKIVFVKNHNKKSAWLAIMTDDLDLSSQEMVKTYSARWDIETFFKASKSLLHLTKETQTRHYQALICHTTIVFTRYILLSWQQRCANDERTLGGLFYELGDQIKELDWSAALIELVHIIQAVSEESGSQLQDFITSQLQHWVDTLPRYIKAYLPDLVCET
- a CDS encoding response regulator transcription factor; the encoded protein is MKIFIVEDDQVIANKIKQYLGRWNYESLIVKDFQNVLSELVTFDPQLVLLDITLPFFDGYYWCSEIRKLTNIPIVFISSAVDNMNILRAIELGADDYITKPFDLEILNAKIQAILRRTYDFGETSHLLEHHGLIFNSNNFTISYQDQEMELTKNEAKIFQKLMENKDSIVTRKKLMLYLWESESYIDDSALYTNINRLRKKLTQMGLRDFITTKKGEGYLIES
- a CDS encoding ABC transporter ATP-binding protein, which encodes MTLLQVQQLKKVYTNRFGGNKTEALSGISFSVDAGDYIAIMGESGSGKTTLLNILAALDQPTNGKVLLNDQDIGRVSEKNISKFRREHLGFVFQDFNLLDTFSLKDNIFLPLVLSGKKHPEMERKLNPIAEKLGILPLLDKFPYEVSGGQKQRAAVARALIASPELVLADEPTGALDSKSTNELLTLFNQINNEGQTILLVTHSVQAASHAKRVLFIKDGNVFHELHKGEESNDQMLQKISHTLTVLSSGEDRYA